The window GCCGTTCGACCGCCTGGCGCGGATCGCTGCGACGCGGCCTGCTGGTGCCGCGCGTCGCGGTGCTCGGGTCCCGGGCCCCGCGCGATCCGCTGCTGGCCTGGCAACGCTACTGGGCCGGGATCAGCACGACCGGGTCGGGCGGCGAGGTGCTCTGGGACGTCGACGAGGACGACGAGTTCGACCGGTACCGGGAGCTGCTGCTGCGCCACACCGACGTCTCGTTGCCGGTGGTGGACCTGGGGTGCGGCAACGGACGCTTCACCCGCCGGCTGGCGACCGTCTACCCCCGCGCGATCGGCGTCGACGTCGCCGCGGCCGCAGTCGACCGGGCCCGGGCGGAGACCGCCGCGGATCCGCGGGTGGAGTTCCGCACCGTCGACGTGACGGCGGCCGGAGCGGTCGCCGCACTGGCGGCGGAACTCGGCCCGGTCAACCTCTTCGTCCGCGGGGTGCTGCACGTGCTCGACCGACCGGCGCAGCGCCGGCTGGCCGCCGGCGCCCGGCAGCTGGTGGGAGGTGACGGCCGGCTGCTGCTGGCCGAGACCGCCTTCCGCGGCAGTGGCCTGCAGTACCTCGAATCGCTGGGAGCCGGCCCACGCGCCATTCCGATGCCGCTGGCTCGCGCGATCGGCGGCCTTCCGCGGCCCGGGGCCTTCGGCGCCGCCGAACGGGCGGCCGCCTTTCCCTCGTCGGACTGGACGGTGCTCGTCGAGGGCGACACGCACATCCGGGCGGTGCCGATGCGCACGACGTCGGTACCCGAGGAGATCCCGGGGTACCTGGCGGTGCTGGCCGCACGGACGCCCCCGTCCGGTGCCCCCGCTACGCACTCCCCGGCCTGACCGTCGTCGTGAGACCGGCCGGCGCCCGACGGCCGGGTGGTGCCCGTCGCCGGCGACACCGGCTCCGCGCCGGTCACCCTGGACATGGCCCCACCGACCGTCGACGCGCGCGGTGCAACCCGCCGCCCGGCCCGGTCCGTCCGGTCTGCAGGCCCGTCCGGGCCGCGGACGGACGGGGTGGGCGGATGGGATGGCGAGCTGTCGTCGCGGCAGTCGGGGCGGCCGCGTGCTGCATGGCGTGTCAGCCGGCGGCGGCGGTGCCCGAGCCGACCCGCACCACCACCGCCACGGTCGCGACGATCACGCCCGCCGCTCCGACGGCGACCGCAGCGCCGACGACGCCCGCCGCCCCGTCCGCCGTCACCGCACCGACGGTCGACCGGGCCGACGCCTGCGGACCGGTCGAGTTGCCGTCCCGGCCGTTGACCGATGCCGATGTCGTGGTCGACCTGGTGGCCTGCGGGGCGGCCGGCGCCCCCGTCCCCTGGCGGGAGGGCGAACGGGCGGAAGCGGAGGCGGCGCTGCGCATCCCCGGACTCCCGGCGGAGAGCTTCGCCGGCATCACCTGTGCGGGACCGATGGTGCCGGACCTGACCTTCGTCGCGCTGCTCGGCACCGGGCAGGTCATCCTGGTCGAGACGCCGGCCGTCTCCGGTCCGTGCCCGGTCCTCGCGCCCGCCGTCGCCGAACTCGTCGACCGGCTCGCCGAGCGGGACCGCGGCTGAGCCGTCAGTACCGCAGCTGCCCCGTCCGTTTGGCCGCTTCGATCTGGGCGGCCGTCGCGGGCGTGAGGATGCGTCCTGGCACAAGGTGGCTCTGGTCGATGAAGTGGGTGCCCGTCAGGTGCAGCCGGTAGGTGCAGGAACCCAGCCAACCGGCGTCGCAGAGCACCCAGGCCTGCAGGTAGCCGACGACCACGGCCAGCGGAGCGATGGCGGACACGGTCGCCGGCGGCACGAAGTGCGGCGTCCGCCCGTACAGGGCCGGCAGGTCGATGGCGACGTGGCGCGGCGGCGACACCGACCGGATCAGCCGAGCCCGGTAGGCGGCGTCCTGAGGGGTACGGCTCTCCGACATCGCGTTCGATCATACGTTCGACACAGGGCCCCGGGTTCCGTCCCCGGACAGACCACGGCGCCGGTGGCGGTCCTGCTGCCACCGGCGCCGCCGGTACCGCGTGAGGCTCCCGGACCGGGGCCCGAAAGGGACGACTCAGCCGAAGCGGCCGGAGATGTAGTCCTCGGTGGCCTTCTGGCTGGGGTTGGAGAAGATCTTCGCGGTCTCGTCGTACTCGATGAGCTTGCCGGGCTGGCCGACGCCGGCCAGGTTGAAGAACGCGGTGCGGTCGCTGACCCGGGCGGCCTGCTGCATGTTGTGGGTGACGATGACGATCGTGTAGCTCTGCTTGAGCTCGCTGATCAGGTCCTCGATGGCCAGCGTGGAGATCGGGTCCAGCGCCGAGCAGGGCTCGTCCATCAGCAGTACCTCGGGCTCGACCGCGATGGCGCGGGCGATGCACAGCCGCTGCTGCTGGCCGCCGGACAGGCCGGCGCCCGGCCGGTTCAGCCGGGTCTTGACCTCTTCCCACAGGTTCGCGCCGCGCAACGAGCGCTCGACGATGTCGTCGTACTCCTTCTTCGACTTCTTCGACCCGGCCAGCTTGTAGCCGGCGATGACGTTGTCGTAGATGGACATCGACGGGAAGGGGTTGGCCTTCTGGAAGACCATCCCGACGGTGCGGCGGACGTTGACCGGGTCGACGCCGGGGCCGTAGAGGTCCTCCCCGTCGAGCAGCACCTTGCCGGTGACCTTGCCGGACGGGATCACCTCGTGCATCCGGTTCAGGGTCCGCAGGAAGGTGGACTTGCCGCAGCCGGACGGCCCGATGAAGGCGGTGACGGTGAGCGGGGCGATGTTGATCGAGGCGCCTTCCACCGCGAGGAAGTCCCCGTAGTAGACGTTGAGGTCCTCGACGTCGATGCGCTTGGCCATGTCAGTGGTTCTCTCTCAGGATGGTGGGGCCGCTGGCCGGGAAGCAGTGTCAGCGTGACTTGGGCTGGGTGAGCTTGGCGATGAGCCGGGCGACGATGTTGAGGATCAGGATGATCAGCACCAGCACCAGCGCCGCACCCCAGGCGCGCTCGATGGTGAACTGGGTGACCGAGCCGCCGCGCTTGCCCAGCTGGTCCCAGATCATCATCGGCAGCGTCGCCTGGTCGTCACCGAACAGGTCGGCGTTGATCCGCGGGGCGTAGCCGACGAGCAGGATCAGCGGCGCGGTCTCGCCGGCGACGCGGGCGATGGCCAGCAGCGCCGAGGTGATGAGGCCCGACAGCGCCGTGGGCAGCACGACCTTGAGGATGGTGCGCCACTTCGGCACACCGAGCGCGTAGGAGGACTCCCGCAGCTCGCGGGGCACCAGCTTGAGCATCTCCTCCGACGACCGCACCGCGACCGGCAGCATCAGGATCGCCAGCGCGATCGATCCGGCGGCCCCGAAGGGGCGCAGCCCGAAGCCCAGCAGCAGGAAGGTGAAGACGAACAGGCCGGCGACGATCGACGGCACACCCGTCATCACGTCGACGAAGAAGGTGACGGCCTTGGCGAACCGGCCCTTGCCGTACTCGACGAGGTAGATGGCGGTCAGGATGCCGACCGGCAGCGCGATGAGCGAGGCCAGGCCGACCTGCAGCAGGGTGCCGAGGATGGCGGCGTAGACGCCACCGCCTCCTACCCGGGTGCTGACGCCGTTCATGGAGTGGGTGAGGAAGTTCCAGTCCAGCGCCCCGGCGCCCTTGACGACGATGAAACCGAGGATGAGCGTCAGCGGCACCAGCGCGGCCACGAAGGACGCGTAGATGAGGGTCGAGGCGAACCGGTCCTTGGCCCGGCGCTTGCCCTCGACCGAGAACGACCAGGCGGTGAGCACGATGATGAAGAGCGCGGCCGCGGTGAAGAACGCGGTGCCCCAGCCCTCCCAGCCGATGCCGAACTTCGCGGCCAGGGCCAGACCCACCGCGATCGCCGCGCTGGCCGGGACCGCCCAGCTCGGGATGCGGTTGCCGACCAGGGCGGACGGCGCCTTCTTCAGCGGCGACCGGTTGTCGGAGTAGCTCAGCGTCGCCATCAGACGAAGTCCTTCCTGCGGGCGATCACGAGACGCGCGGCGGAGTTGACCACCAGGGTGATCACGAAGAGGAACAAGCCGGACAGGATCAGCGCCGGGATGCCCAGCTCCGAACCGGCGGCCTCGCCGAACTTGTTGGCGATGTTGGCCGAGATGGTGTCGCCGCCGGGCTCGGTGAGGTGCCAGTTGATCTTGAAACCGGAGTTGAGGACGAGCGCCACGGCGATGGTCTCGCCCAGCGCCCGGCCCAGGCCCAGCATCGCGGCGGAGATCATGCCGGGGCGGCCGAACGGCAGTACCGCGGTCTGGATCGACTCCCACTTGGTGGCGCCGAGAGCGAGTGCGGCGTCGATGGTCTCGCGCGGGGTCTGCAGGAACACCTCG is drawn from Nakamurella deserti and contains these coding sequences:
- a CDS encoding class I SAM-dependent methyltransferase, which codes for MDVPRRLGRRSTAWRGSLRRGLLVPRVAVLGSRAPRDPLLAWQRYWAGISTTGSGGEVLWDVDEDDEFDRYRELLLRHTDVSLPVVDLGCGNGRFTRRLATVYPRAIGVDVAAAAVDRARAETAADPRVEFRTVDVTAAGAVAALAAELGPVNLFVRGVLHVLDRPAQRRLAAGARQLVGGDGRLLLAETAFRGSGLQYLESLGAGPRAIPMPLARAIGGLPRPGAFGAAERAAAFPSSDWTVLVEGDTHIRAVPMRTTSVPEEIPGYLAVLAARTPPSGAPATHSPA
- the pstB gene encoding phosphate ABC transporter ATP-binding protein PstB; its protein translation is MAKRIDVEDLNVYYGDFLAVEGASINIAPLTVTAFIGPSGCGKSTFLRTLNRMHEVIPSGKVTGKVLLDGEDLYGPGVDPVNVRRTVGMVFQKANPFPSMSIYDNVIAGYKLAGSKKSKKEYDDIVERSLRGANLWEEVKTRLNRPGAGLSGGQQQRLCIARAIAVEPEVLLMDEPCSALDPISTLAIEDLISELKQSYTIVIVTHNMQQAARVSDRTAFFNLAGVGQPGKLIEYDETAKIFSNPSQKATEDYISGRFG
- the pstA gene encoding phosphate ABC transporter permease PstA, which codes for MATLSYSDNRSPLKKAPSALVGNRIPSWAVPASAAIAVGLALAAKFGIGWEGWGTAFFTAAALFIIVLTAWSFSVEGKRRAKDRFASTLIYASFVAALVPLTLILGFIVVKGAGALDWNFLTHSMNGVSTRVGGGGVYAAILGTLLQVGLASLIALPVGILTAIYLVEYGKGRFAKAVTFFVDVMTGVPSIVAGLFVFTFLLLGFGLRPFGAAGSIALAILMLPVAVRSSEEMLKLVPRELRESSYALGVPKWRTILKVVLPTALSGLITSALLAIARVAGETAPLILLVGYAPRINADLFGDDQATLPMMIWDQLGKRGGSVTQFTIERAWGAALVLVLIILILNIVARLIAKLTQPKSR